In the genome of Streptomyces sp. SAI-127, the window TCGGCTCGATCATGGAGCTGTGCCAGACCCGGCGCGGCACCCTGCTCGGCATGGACTACCTGTCCGAGGACCGGGTCGAGATCCGCTACACGCTTCCCCTCGCGGAGATCGTCTTCGACTTCTTCGACCAGCTGAAGTCGAAGACGCGCGGTTACGCGTCGCTGGACTACGAGCCCACCGGCGAGCTGGCCTCCAGCCTGGTCAAGGTCGATATCCTGCTGCACGGCGACAAGGTGGACGCGTTCTCGGCGATCACGCACAAGGACGCGGCCTACGCCTACGGTGTGCGGCTCGTCGCCAAGCTGCGTGAGCTCATCCCGCGGCAGGCCTTCGAGGTGCCCATCCAGGCCGCCATCGGCTCCCGGGTCATCGCCCGCGAGACCATCCGCGCCATCCGCAAGGACGTCCTCGCCAAGTGCTACGGCGGTGACATCTCCCGTAAGCGGAAGCTCCTTGAGAAGCAGAAGGAAGGCAAGAAGCGGATGAAGATGGTGGGTTCCGTGGAGGTTCCGCAGGAGGCCTTCATCGCCGTGCTCTCCAGCGATGACAGCGCGGGGTCGGGCAAGGGCAAGAAGTAACCGCGGGTTACAGCCGGTTACCCGTCGAATCGGACGGAAAGGGGTCCGTCGTGCGAAAGTGCGGTGGACCCCTACGCGTGCGTAGGGTCGCGCTCTGTAGGAAGTGACAGGCCGCCGCCCCTTACGAACGGCTCGGCCGCGCTTTACTCTGATCCCTGCTCGATAGTTACTCGCGAGTTAAACAACAGCCGCAACCTGAGCCAGCCGCATTGTCGCGGGCCCGGAGGATGTCGTGAGCGACACACAGACACTGATCGAGAACCGTCCGCCGAGTGTGGCGACCGTCTTCCTGGAGCGCGTTGCGGCCACGCCGGACGCCGAGGCGTACCGGTACCCGGTACCGGCGGCCTCCGGGCAGGGCCCGGACGACTGGAAGTCGCTCAGCTGGGCGCAGGCCGCGGAGCGGGTGTACGCCATCGCGGCCGGGCTGATCGAACTGGGAGTACAGCCGGAGCAGCGGGTCGCCCTCGCCTCCTCGACCCGGATCGAGTGGATCCTCGCGGACCTCGGCATCATGTGCGCCGGCGCCGCCACGACCACGGTCTACCCGCAGACCAACGCCGACGAGTCGGCGTTCATCCTCTCCGACTCCGAGAGCCGGGTGCTGATCGCGGAGGACGCGGCCCAGCTCGCCAAGGCGGTCGAGAAGCGCGGCGAACTGCCCGCCCTCACCCATGTCGTGGTGATCGACCCGGCCGGTGTCGAGACCGACGACTGGATCCTGACCCTCTCCGAGCTGGAGGCCCGTGGTGCCTCCCGCCTCGAGAAGGACCCCGACCTGATCAAGGAGCGGGTCGGCGCGATCACCAAGGACCAGCTCGCGACGCTGATCTACACCTCCGGCACCACCGGCCGTCCCAAGGGTGTACGGCTGCCGCACGACAACTGGGCCTACATGGCGAAGGCGACCGCCGCGACCGGCCTGATCAGCAGCGAGGACGTGCAGTACCTGTGGCTGCCGCTCGCCCACGTCTTCGGCAAGGTGCTCACCTCCGGGCAGATCGAGGTCGGTCACGTCACGGCCGTCGACGGCCGAGTCGACAAGATCATCGAGAATCTGCCGGTCGTGCAGCCGACGTACATGGCGGCCGTCCCGCGCATCTTCGAGAAGGTCTACAACGGGGTAGCCGCCAAGGCCCGTGCGGGCGGCGGTGCCAAGTACAAGATCTTCCAGTGGGCCGCCGAGGTCGGCCGCGCCTATGCCAAGGAGAGCCAGGACAACTTCCGGCGCACCGGCACCGCGGGTGCGTCCTTCGGGCTGAGCGCCAAGCACAAGGTGGCCGACGCGCTGGTCTTCTCGAAGATCCGGGAGGCGTTCGGCGGGAACCTGCGGGCGTGTGTCTCCGGGTCGGCCGCGCTCGCACCCGAGATCGGGTACTTCTTCGCCGGCGCCGGCATCCACATCCTCGAGGGCTACGGCCTCACGGAGTCCTCGGCGGCCTCCTTCGTGAACCCGGGCGAGGCCTACCGCACCGGTACGGTCGGCAAGCCGCTGCCCGGCACGGAGGTCCGTATCGCGGACGACGGGGAGATCCTGCTGCGGGGCCCGGGGATCATGGAGGGGTACCACGGACTGCCCGAGAAGACCGCCGAGGTCCTCGAGGCCGACGGGTGGTTCCACACCGGGGACATCGGTGAGCTGTCGCCGGACGGGTATCTGCGGATCACCGACCGCAAGAAGGACCTCATCAAGACGTCCGGCGGCAAGTACATCGCGCCCGCCGAGGTCGAGGGACAGTTCAAGGCGGTGTGTCCGTACGTGTCCAACATCCTGGTGCACGGGGCGGACCGGAACTTCTGCACGGCGCTCATCGCGCTGGACGAGGTGTCCATCCTGGAGTGGGCCAAGGAGAACGGGCTCGAAGGCAAGTCGTACGCGGAGGTCGTCGCCGCGCCCGTCACCGTCTCCATGGTCGAGGGCTATGTGAAGCAGCTCAACGAGGGGCTTCAGCGGTGGCAGACGATCAAGAAGTTCCGGTTGCTGCCGAGGGACCTGGACGTGGAGCACGGTGAGATCACGCCGAGCCTGAAGCTGAAGCGGCCTGTGGTGGAGCGGGAGTACAAGCACCTCATCGAGGAGATGTACGCGGGCTCTCGCGAGGCGTAGGGGGTGGTGGGGGACTGCTTGGCGGCCGCGGGTTCGTCGTGGCTTGTCGCGCAGTTCCCCGCGCCCCTGACCGACCTCACCGTTTCTCGAGCAGGTGCCGGAGTTCCTTGATCCTCGTGCGCTGGGGCTCGGTCACCTCCTGCTCCAGATCCTCCAGTTGTTTGCTCACCTCCTCGTAGTCCGTCCGTTGCCGCACCAGCAGCCTCTCCAGCTGCTGGTTCTTCCTGTGCAGGTCCAGGAACACGCTGACCTTCGCGCGGAGCACCCAGGGGTCGAACGGCTTGGTCAGGTAGTCCGCGGCGCCCGTCGCATAGCCGCGGAAGGCGTAGCCGGAGTCGTCCTCCACGCCCGTGAGGAAGATGATCGGGACGTCCTTCGTCTGGTCCAGGCGTTTGATGTGCGCCGCCGTCTCGAAGCCGTCCATGCCCGGCATGCGGACGTCCAGGAGGACCAGGGCGAACTGGCGGCGGAGCAGGGCCTTCATCGCCTCCTCGCCCGAACGGGCGCGGAACAGTGGTTCGTTGAGGGATCCCAGGACGGCCTCCAGGGCGATCAGGTTGTCCTCCATGTCGTCGACCAGGAGGATGCCTGCGCTCTCGTCGGTCCTTGCCTCGGCGCTGCTCATGTGACTGCCTCATTCAGTCGTCGGTGGGCGGGACCACCGCTTCCTCTGCGTCGGTCCGCTCCTCCGCCTGAGCACCCTCGGGGTCCAGAAGTGCCCAGACGACGGTCAGTAGCTGGTCGACGTCCACCGGCTTGGGTACGTAGTCGTTGGCGCCGCGCGCGATCGACTTCTCGCGGTCGCCGGGCATCGCCTTCGCGGTGAGCGCGACGATGGGCAGACCGGACCAGCGCGAGGTGCGGCGGATGGCGGCGATGGTCTCGTAGCCGTCCATCTCCGGCATCATGATGTCCATCAGGACGAGTTCCACATCCGGGTTGCGCTCCAGGGTCTCGATGCCCTCGCGGCCGTTCTCCGCGTACAGGACCGGCATGCCGACCCGGCCCAGCACATGGGTGAGGGCGAAGACGTTGCGGATGTCGTCGTCGACGATCAGCACCCGCCGTCCGGACAGCACCTGCCCTGCCCGGCCCGCCGTCCACGCCTCCAGCTTGGTGGGGGCCGGCCAGGAGTCCTCGGCGTCGTGGGCGGTCGGGTAGGGCTCGGTGGACAGGTCCTCCGGGGCCGGCAGGAGACGGTCCTCGGCGGTCGGGCCGGTCGCCGGGTGGCCGGGGCTGACGACGGGGACGTAGAGCGTGAAGGTGGAGCCCTTGCCGGGTTCGCTCTCCGCGACGATACGGCCGCCCAGCAGGCCCGCGATCTCCCGGCTGATGGACAGGCCGAGCCCTGTGCCGCCGTACTTGCGGTTCGTCGTGCCGTCGGCCTGCTGGAACGCCTCGAAGATCACCGGGAGTTTCTCCCGCGCGATGCCGATGCCGGTGTCGGAGACCGCGAAGGCGACCACGTCGTCGCTGTCGCGGACGTACACGTGCTCGGGATCCTTGATGCGGTTCACGCGCAGCTCGACCCGGCCGCCGGCGGTGAACTTGATCGCGTTGGAGAGCAGGTTGCGCAGGATCTGCTGGAGGCGCTGCTCGTCCGAGTACATCTCGCGCGGCACGTCCTCGCCCACCGCCACCTCGAAGGCGAGCCCCCGGTCCAGGGTGAGCGGGCGGAAGGTCGCGTGGACGTAGTCGAGCAGCTTGATGAGCGGCAGCTTCTTCGGGCGTACGTCCATCCGGCCGGCCTCGATCTTCGACAGGTCCAGGATGTCGTTGATCAGTTGGAGCAGGTCCGAGCCCGACCGGTGGATGGTCGTCGCGAACTGCACCTCCTGGTCGGAGAGATGGCCGTCGGGGTTGTCGGAGAGGAGCCTCGCCAGGATCAGCAGGGAGTTCAGCGGCGTGCGCAGTTCGTGCGACATGTTCGCCAGGAACTCCGACTTGTACTGCGACGACGTGGCCAACAGGGCGGCCTTCTCCTCCAGTTCCGCGTTCGAGCGCTGCAACTCGGCCTGTTGCTTCTGGAGTTCGTCCGAGCGCTCCTGGAGCTGCATCGCCAGGCGCTGGGACTCGCCCAGCAGTGACTCGGTGCGGGAGTTGGCGATGATCGTGTTGATGGCGACGCCGATGGTGTTCACGAACTGGTCGAAGAAGGCCAGGTGGACATCGGAGAAACGGGAGAAGGACGCCAGCTCGATCACGCCGAGGAGCTTGTCCTCGAAGAGGATCGGGATGATGACGACACTGCTCGGGGCCGCCTCGCCGAGCCCGCTGTTGATCTTGATGTAGTCCGGTGGGGCCTCCTCCACCAGGATGCGCTTCTTCTCGCGGGCCGCCTGGCGCACCAGGCCGTGGACCGGCATGCCGCCGGTGTCGACGGTCGCGCCCTGCGCCGAACCGTAGCCCGCGATGAACGCGAGTCCCTTTGCGGGCACGGTGGTGCGCAGAGCGTCCTCGTCCGGGTCGGCCAGGAAGAACGCCCCGTACTGGGCGTTCACCAGCGGGGTCAGCTCGCGCAGGATCAGGTCGGCGACCTCCATCAGGTCCCGGTGGCCCTGCATCAGGGCGGCCAGGCGAGCGAGATTCGACTCCAGCCAGTCCTTGGCCCGGGTCGTCTCGCGGAGATTGGCCACCATCAGGTTGATGTTGTCCTTGAGCTCGGTGACCTCGCCCTGCGTCTCCACGGTGATGGCTCGGGACATGTCTCCTTGAGCCACCGCGGAGGCGACCTCGGCGATCGCCCGGACCTGGGTGGTCAGGTTGGACGCCAGCTCGTTGACGTTCGTCGTCAGCCGCTTCCAGGTGCCGTACACGCCCTCGACGCGTGCCTGGCCGCCGAGTTGGCCTTCGGAGCCCACCTCGCGGGCCACGCGGGTGACCTCGGAGGAGAAGGAGGAGAGCGTGTCGACCATGGTGTTGATGGCGGTCTTCAGCTCCAGGATCTCGCCGCGCGCGTCCACGTCGATCTTCTTGGAGAGGTCACCGTTGGCCACCGCGGTCGTCACCTGGGCGATGTTCCGCACCTGTGACGTCAGGTTGTCGGCCATGTAGTTGACGTTGTCGGTCAGATCCCGCCAGACCCCGGAGACACCCAGCACCTGGGCCCGCCCGCCGAGCCGGCCGTCGGTGCCGACCTCGCGGGCCACGCGGGTCACCTCGTCGGCGAAGGCACGCAGCTGCTCCACCATCGTGTTGACGGTGTCCTTCAGTTCGAGGATCTCGCCACGGGCGTCGACCGTGATCTTCTTCGACAGGTCGCCGTTGGCCACGGCCGTGGTGACCTGGGCGATGTTCCGCACCTGAGACGTCAGGTTCAGGGCCATGAAGTTGACGTTGTCCGTCAGGTCCTTCCAGACACCCGACACGCCCCGCACCTGCGCCTGGCCGCCCAGGTTTCCTTCGGTGCCGACCTCGCGGGCCACGCGCGTGACCTCGTCGGCGAAGGCGGAGAGCTGGTCGACCATCGTGTTGATGGTGGACTTCAGCTCCAGGATCTCGCCCTTCGCCTCGACCGTGATCTTCTTGCCGAGGTCGCCCTGGGCCACCGCCGTCGACACCAGCGCGATGTTGCGGACCTGCGAGGTCAGGTTGTCCGCCATGAAGTTGACGTTGTCGGTGAGGTCCTTCCAGACGCCACTGACACCCCGCACCTGAGCCCGCCCACCGAGATTGCCCTCGGTGCCGACCTCGCGGGCCACGCGGGTGACCTCGTCGGCGAAGGCGGAGAGCTGGTCGACCATCGTGTTGATGGTCGACTTCAGCTCGAGGATCTCGCCCTGCGCGTCGACGGTGATCTTCTGGGACAGGTCGCCGTTGGCCACGGCCGTG includes:
- a CDS encoding response regulator; protein product: MSSAEARTDESAGILLVDDMEDNLIALEAVLGSLNEPLFRARSGEEAMKALLRRQFALVLLDVRMPGMDGFETAAHIKRLDQTKDVPIIFLTGVEDDSGYAFRGYATGAADYLTKPFDPWVLRAKVSVFLDLHRKNQQLERLLVRQRTDYEEVSKQLEDLEQEVTEPQRTRIKELRHLLEKR
- a CDS encoding HAMP domain-containing protein; the protein is MSENSGTPVLEDGQNADRMRASDLRPLLAAMTAARDGDFRRMPESGDGIVAELTAVFNQLVDRNVHFTGEVNRVKRELVRHGRLDERLSPSPGQGSWASRVDDVNQLLDALVAPAANATRVLDAVAGGDLTQRVDLHDGNRQLRGDLRRLGRAVNKMVDQLSLFTGEVTRVAREVGTEGRLGGRAKVTGLSGSWRDVTEAVNTMASRLTAQVRDIALVTTAVARGDLTRTVTVEATGELLELKLTVNTMVDQLSAFADEVTRVAREVGTEGQLGGRAQVRGVSGVWKDLTDNVNFMASNLTSQVRNIAQVTTAVANGDLSQKITVDAQGEILELKSTINTMVDQLSAFADEVTRVAREVGTEGNLGGRAQVRGVSGVWKDLTDNVNFMADNLTSQVRNIALVSTAVAQGDLGKKITVEAKGEILELKSTINTMVDQLSAFADEVTRVAREVGTEGNLGGQAQVRGVSGVWKDLTDNVNFMALNLTSQVRNIAQVTTAVANGDLSKKITVDARGEILELKDTVNTMVEQLRAFADEVTRVAREVGTDGRLGGRAQVLGVSGVWRDLTDNVNYMADNLTSQVRNIAQVTTAVANGDLSKKIDVDARGEILELKTAINTMVDTLSSFSSEVTRVAREVGSEGQLGGQARVEGVYGTWKRLTTNVNELASNLTTQVRAIAEVASAVAQGDMSRAITVETQGEVTELKDNINLMVANLRETTRAKDWLESNLARLAALMQGHRDLMEVADLILRELTPLVNAQYGAFFLADPDEDALRTTVPAKGLAFIAGYGSAQGATVDTGGMPVHGLVRQAAREKKRILVEEAPPDYIKINSGLGEAAPSSVVIIPILFEDKLLGVIELASFSRFSDVHLAFFDQFVNTIGVAINTIIANSRTESLLGESQRLAMQLQERSDELQKQQAELQRSNAELEEKAALLATSSQYKSEFLANMSHELRTPLNSLLILARLLSDNPDGHLSDQEVQFATTIHRSGSDLLQLINDILDLSKIEAGRMDVRPKKLPLIKLLDYVHATFRPLTLDRGLAFEVAVGEDVPREMYSDEQRLQQILRNLLSNAIKFTAGGRVELRVNRIKDPEHVYVRDSDDVVAFAVSDTGIGIAREKLPVIFEAFQQADGTTNRKYGGTGLGLSISREIAGLLGGRIVAESEPGKGSTFTLYVPVVSPGHPATGPTAEDRLLPAPEDLSTEPYPTAHDAEDSWPAPTKLEAWTAGRAGQVLSGRRVLIVDDDIRNVFALTHVLGRVGMPVLYAENGREGIETLERNPDVELVLMDIMMPEMDGYETIAAIRRTSRWSGLPIVALTAKAMPGDREKSIARGANDYVPKPVDVDQLLTVVWALLDPEGAQAEERTDAEEAVVPPTDD
- a CDS encoding AMP-dependent synthetase/ligase, which gives rise to MSDTQTLIENRPPSVATVFLERVAATPDAEAYRYPVPAASGQGPDDWKSLSWAQAAERVYAIAAGLIELGVQPEQRVALASSTRIEWILADLGIMCAGAATTTVYPQTNADESAFILSDSESRVLIAEDAAQLAKAVEKRGELPALTHVVVIDPAGVETDDWILTLSELEARGASRLEKDPDLIKERVGAITKDQLATLIYTSGTTGRPKGVRLPHDNWAYMAKATAATGLISSEDVQYLWLPLAHVFGKVLTSGQIEVGHVTAVDGRVDKIIENLPVVQPTYMAAVPRIFEKVYNGVAAKARAGGGAKYKIFQWAAEVGRAYAKESQDNFRRTGTAGASFGLSAKHKVADALVFSKIREAFGGNLRACVSGSAALAPEIGYFFAGAGIHILEGYGLTESSAASFVNPGEAYRTGTVGKPLPGTEVRIADDGEILLRGPGIMEGYHGLPEKTAEVLEADGWFHTGDIGELSPDGYLRITDRKKDLIKTSGGKYIAPAEVEGQFKAVCPYVSNILVHGADRNFCTALIALDEVSILEWAKENGLEGKSYAEVVAAPVTVSMVEGYVKQLNEGLQRWQTIKKFRLLPRDLDVEHGEITPSLKLKRPVVEREYKHLIEEMYAGSREA